The following proteins come from a genomic window of Bactrocera tryoni isolate S06 chromosome 1, CSIRO_BtryS06_freeze2, whole genome shotgun sequence:
- the LOC120774313 gene encoding uncharacterized protein LOC120774313: MYTNKQLVAALLAFQVIVIAVAQSTTVASNSAFEPGNVTTRTDDYILENRRQFNATLQGYLDKMSTVTNGLELGLKVLNRQKVLLLKTIQETYEKIDPLELLGLPAKYCVQQYRNELPYEQIVKTNIESCITSARNYASSIISSANTYYNYLKNYYTTTFTPNLNACAKSNSNPSLNYTLCVTSVISTVNSYVHTNRENFEAGLQSAYCSLENRLDVAASCTYTQLNSVLTSVGAATRLIHDCLSDYLESLNDNNNGTISAGCPNVVYVEVKDKDVQSRTINNPLLGLNTTANCVEIRFV, translated from the exons ATGTACACTAACAAGCAATTAGTAGCCGCGTTGCTCGCTTTCCAAGTAATCGTCATTGCGGTGGCGCAGTCTACAACTGTGGCAAGCAATAGCGCCTTCGAGCCCGGCAATGTGACGACAAGGACCGACGATTATATCCTGGAAAATCGGCGTCAATTCAATGCCACGTTGCAAGGTTATTTGGACAAAATGAGTACCGTGACGAACGGTCTAGAATTGGGACTGAAAGTGCTTAACCGACAGAAGGTGCTACTGCTGAAGACAATCCAGGAAACATACGAAAAGATCGATCCTTTAGAATTACTAGGCTTACCGGCCAAATACTGTGTACAACAATATCGCAATGAACTGCCCTACGAGCAAATTGTGAAGACGAATATTGAGAGTTGCATCACTAGTGCACGCAATTATGCCAGCTCAATCATCAGTTCTGCCAACACTTATTATAATTACCTGAAAAATTACTACACTACTACCTTTACACCAAATCTTAACGCCTGTGCAAAATCGAACAGCAACCCGTCGTTGAATTACACGCTCTGTGTTACATCCGTG ATTTCCACCGTCAACAGTTATGTCCACACTAACCGTGAAAATTTCGAAGCCGGCTTGCAGTCCGCATACTGTAGTTTGGAGAACCGTCTTGATGTTGCCGCCAGCTGCACCTACACACAATTAAACTCGGTTTTGACTTCGGTTGGTGCTGCTACACGCTTGATTCATGATTGCCTCTCTGACTATTTGGAAAGTTTGAATGATAACAATAACGGTACAATCAGCGCTGGTTGCCCGAATGTCGTGTATGTGGAAGTAAAAGACAAGGATGTCCAATCCAGAACCATAAACAACCCATTGTTGGGTCTGAATACCACAGCTAATTGCGTGGAAATAAGATttgtctaa
- the LOC120766380 gene encoding uncharacterized protein LOC120766380, with product MFAKQVITALFVLQIVANIAAQSPAIVNGDGIAIWNVTTKTDDYIQENRRQYNATLQSYLNEINSIKKSLEDQLLVLDKQKQLVLDTIQETNEKIDPLEVLSLPTKHCVQKYRPELPYASIVKDKIETCISSARSYATSIVSTPNSYYNSLNNYYNIDLRNSLNACAKSHANPSLNYTLCVTTVISKANTYTITSRKNFASSIESSHCSLSSRVDVAVSCTYTQYNSVLTSIGAATRLIDECINGYLENTQCVNNTTTIVYGCPHVVYMEVKNGAPANRSANNPLEGLPSNQTCLEIQFV from the exons ATGTTCGCAAAACAAGTTATCACCGCCTTATTCGTGCTGCAAATCGTCGCCAACATAGCGGCACAATCGCCGGCCATAGTAAATGGTGACGGCATTGCGATTTGGAATGTTACAACCAAAACGGACGACTACATCCAGGAGAATCGCCGCCAATACAATGCTACACTTCAAAGCTATTTGAATGAAATCAATAGCATCAAGAAGAGTCTGGAAGATCAATTGTTGGTGCTGGATAAACAGAAGCAGCTGGTGCTCGACACCATACAGGAAACCAATGAAAAAATCGATCCTTTGGAAGTGCTCAGTTTGCCCACGAAGCATTGTGTGCAAAAATATCGCCCCGAACTGCCTTACGCCAGTATCGTGAAAGATAAGATTGAGACCTGCATCAGCAGCGCACGCAGTTATGCCACCAGCATTGTCAGCACACCCAACAGTTACTACAACTCGCTGAACAATTATTACAACATTGATTTGCGTAACAGTCTCAACGCGTGCGCGAAATCACACGCAAATCCTTCGTTGAATTATACACTCTGCGTCACAACAGTG ATTTCCAAGGCCAACACATACACCATAACGAGTCGCAAGAACTTCGCGTCGTCCATCGAGTCATCGCACTGCAGTTTGAGCAGTCGCGTAGATGTCGCTGTGAGCTGCACTTACACGCAGTACAATTCGGTTTTGACATCGATCGGCGCGGCTACACGCTTGATCGACGAGTGCATTAACGGTTATCTGGAGAATACACAATGTGTGAATAACACCACCACCATCGTTTATGGCTGCCCTCATGTGGTCTATATGGAAGTGAAAAATGGCGCGCCCGCCAATAGAAGCGCTAATAATCCCTTGGAGGGATTACCAAGCAATCAGACTTGCTTGGAAATTCAATTTGTGTAG
- the LOC120780335 gene encoding uncharacterized protein LOC120780335, translating to MSRSLGKLTLVLLVMCCAYSVQCEITILPDVLYYNITTTPRADLFYLHHQRQFAINVKELEQSLVDFRAKYYARLDVIAYNIELLETKLEEVDNKLNPLVLLDDINDYCVHKYRAKLPQIAQLTVKMKECTLKGNNAYAGIVSGAEATVRNLKSYYTSTFATAVNDCRKKNAGHFTESNYTQCISTAVANAATKTYADTNVFENQMKAAECNAAMKIREVSDCYNLQVFPTFKTIGEVMGLVENCIAGQEFCPTCGDDTALTKGRCPYHMSWHLADSDLSSEKINNPFKGITKTTPCLQVNFITKGIAVN from the exons ATGAGCAGAAGTCTCGGTAAATTAACGCTGGTACTACTCGTGATGTGCTGTGCATACAGCGTACAG TGCGAAATCACAATTCTTCCCGACGTGCTCTACTACAACATAACAACAACGCCACGTGCCGATCTCTTTTACTTGCACCACCAGCGTCAATTCGCGATCAATGTGAAGGAACTCGAACAGAGCTTGGTTGACTTCAGGGCCAAATATTACGCACGACTCGACGTTATCGCCTACAATATAGAACTGTTGGAAACCAAATTGGAAGAGGTGGACAACAAGTTGAATCCGCTCGTGCTGCTGGACGATATCAATGATTATTGTGTGCATAAATATCGCGCCAAATTGCCGCAGATCGCACAGTTGACCGTCAAAATGAAGGAATGCACGTTGAAAGGCAACAATGCATATGCGGGTATTGTGTCGGGCGCAGAGGCGACCGTGCGCAATCTAAAAAGTTACTACACCAGCACTTTCGCAACGGCTGTGAATGACTGCAGGAAGAAGAATGCGGGCCACTTCACCGAGAGCAATTACACGCAATGCATCTCGACGGCG GTGGCGAATGCCGCCACGAAGACCTACGCCGACACGaatgttttcgaaaatcaaATGAAGGCGGCCGAATGCAATGCGGCTATGAAAATACGTGAAGTCTCCGATTGCTACAATTTGCAAGTGTTTCCAACGTTCAAGACCATTGGCGAGGTTATGGGCCTGGTGGAAAACTGCATTGCCGGTCAGGAATTCTGTCCCACTTGTGGCGATGATACGGCGCTTACTAAGGGTCGCTGTCCATATCACATGAGCTGGCATCTAGCCGATAGCGATTTGTCGAGCGAGAAGATAAATAATCCCTTTAAGGGAATCACTAAAACGACACCCTGTTTGCAAGTGAATTTCATTACCAAGGGTATTGCGGTAAATTAA